GgagaatattgaaaagaagCATTTTTGAGAAGCTCGcgtagaacaaaaaaaaaaaaaaaaaaggaacagtCGCAACTATCGAGAAAACATTCTGCATATTCCTACCCCTTTGTAATAATGTATCATGGCAGTTTCATTATGATACCAATCAGGGTGACTGATGAATCGCTTCATTGTGCGAAGTTTTCCTTTGGCAGCGAGTTTCGTCTTCTCATCCATCCAAGTTGAGCGCGAAATTTGCTCTTTAAACTCTTCTTGCATCTCTGACACAATGTCTGATGCCTTTTAACGGATGTCGAGAGAAAGAAAGCAAGTATAAGTAATCGCATGTAAAACGTATCGATTACACCGGTCATATATGATAGTTCAACagtttgtatatgtatacataaataagcAGCTCTTACGGTTTTCTTAGCATCGCcattgacgaattttttcacgtaCTGATACGAAATTGCATGCTTCATATTGTTGTCGGTAACGCACGTCATCCACCTATGTAATTTCcataattattgaataattaaaaattaatcaattacgCGACTACTTGAAACTAATAAAATTCGAAAGTTGCGTTATTTCATTCGTAATTTCGATTCAGAggtaaaaaacaaacgaacaaGTAACGAGGAATCGCAAATAGCAAAGCCGCAAACCTTTTCCGCTGCTCTTTGATACCAAAGacttttttctcaatctcGAAAGTGATGTTCCTCATCTGCTCGGTGGTGCTTGGCAGAAGTGAGTTTACCATTCGCCAGTGAAGATAATTGACTGAAAGAATTCAAGCCACGATGATAACAAGCCATAACTATTTACCGCAGTCGAGAATAAAAAAGACCGATCCTCTTCCTTTCCCCTCAATTTTACACACATGAAGTAATTGTTGACCGTATTAACTTTACCAATTGTACGCGAGGGTGTCTTGTCCAGCAGCGTGGCAAGCTTGAAGTAATAGTCCACCTCCATGACGATAATTCTCTCGGTAGATTCGACGTTGATTTTCACATCGTTAAACTGGTTCTGTACGGTCTTCAACCAATTCACCTACACAGATCGATcaggatgaagaaaaaagaaccgaTCACAAAGGTCGAGTAAAGATCTAATCGAGTCGGTTGCTCCGTCCTCACCTTAGAAGCGAAGGTCTTCGGCTGGGCGTTGTTGTACCAATTCTGCAAATGCTGAATGGACATGGGATTGTAGAGGCGATCCAAGTCCCTCCTCATTTCATCCGGCGAGGAAATCTGTCGGCAATATttaaacgttgaaaataaatcggGGATCGACGAATGATCGATTTTCGTTCTAATTAATTCGGCTGTTCCGTGCCTTGGCCAGTTCCGTTTCGAACTTGACAATGGCCATGGCGTCCCTCGAAACACGTTCGCGAGGCACGCGAGAGTTTCTGGATTTGGCGAAGGCGAACGCCACGTTCTCGACGTACTTAACGTAGTCGTCAATTATCGTGGAAAACCTCTCGTTGTCGGTGATCATCGATCGGGGCAGAATGGTCGAGGCTTGGTCCATCTGGAACAGCGGTGAATCTTCTCATAAACTATTATATCGCATGCGGTGCAACTTATCACGtctatattttcatttgcttACGCTAATTCGATCGTGCGACGCGTCACTCGTCATGCGTTCGATACCCGATGCCGATGCACGAGGATCGACTTACTCTAGGCGAGGCAAGGCAACTCacgtaaattgaataaacactGGCATTCTTCAAGTCCACGTCAACAACTATCCCGTATATCGAGTCCGTGTCGTATTCACGGCTGTAATTTTCTTCTATCTGCTGCCAACTCAATCTGCTGCTCCGCCGCCTCGAAGCGTCCAGCATTATTGGCCATCCACCGTTTTCGTCAAGAATAGCCAAAATCCGATCGATCCCCTTTCGCTCGATCGCATCTGCGGGTCCAATTTTACGCGTCATTgacaatttcaattaattcggatgtctttttttcgtcgaaaCATTGCTGACGTTGTAATGTGTGTATTTGAATTCAACCCACCTGTGTTCATGCAAGCTCTGTAGGCCGATTTGGCGCTCTTGACAGGCTCTAAATCAGATACGTCAATATCTTCCTCAAGGATTTCTGTAGGGACGAAATGAGATTCGATTAGAGGCGACGGAAAAACGATAAAATGCGATACGATGTTCTAAATCATTGATTTCAGTACCCACCTCGAATACGCTGGTTTAAAATATCAGTTCTGACGGCGAATTGGTCCCAACTCGATTCGGTGGGTGGCAAAGGGTGGGCGGATGGCCATCCACCGCAAACGAAACCAAAGAAATCTTCGCAAGGATCAACCGTCGAATCCATGTTCGTTATGAAGTTCTCGGCTGGGAAATATCACATTGTATAATAGCATCAAGCTTTGAATAACATTGCGGTGAAGCAGTTATACAGGTATGATGTATAATAGcgacaatgaaatttttaattaccgaTTTATGATAATACCACTGACTCTCGGTAAACAAATTACTAGCTGCGGTTGATGATAATTGTTTAGCTGATTATTCTCGCGATTTCACGGGTGCATGTTTTAATTGTAGTTACTCTCTAAATTTAAATCAGTGAAAATACACTGATTCCCAGTTATAAGTATACTGCTAGAAAAAATCAGGACGTATACACTGACAGATTCAGTGACTTTTCattgatatttcaattattctcatAGTATATATACTAGGGTGGGTCAAAAAAATCAGATACCTGAAGAAaatcaccctaatatatactGAAAGACAACAACGAGCATCAGGGTAAGTCGACCAGCCTGAATCAACGATTGATCCCAAAACTTCCCGCCATTCGCGTTACTTGCGCGAGTAAAATATCTTGCAGATCAAATATTCGTTTTCCCAACTAACTCAGGTATGGCTAAAAATAAGCTGATTTTGGTTAAAATTTGACCTATCGTCGGTTGAAAGAGAGCAAAGCAATTGATCCAATTTCACTTGAAATGGTCCTCCGGTTTTCAAAATACCGTCAGACAAGGAAATCAGGAATGGCACGACCGAGTTTATTCGAAACCTAATCAGTTCCAAGTCGGAAAGAATCTCAGCGATTGAAACAAAGGTCGTGAAAATCCGTTGATGGATTCTCGATATACGGCCAGAGGAAAAATTAACCTGTCTGTCTGAAATTAATCAAAGATGATTATCGTGCCCTCAAACCGTGCGTGACTGGCGAAACTTTAACTTTTCATTGTCAAGGTGATTGTGCGATTATAGTATAAACATCCCATCTCAAAAAGGCGGGAACATGAAAGCGTCGAAATAAATAACACTATAatgtattatacctatttATGAATTGGCGATTTACACCAGCACTTAGACCGCTTgggggaaaataaattttgaggAATTAGCTTAATTATCGCATCGTTAAACCAACGGAGTAAATATAAGACGGAGAAAACTCATTTCAAAAGGCGGTATACGAATGTACCTCGGAATATACGTTACGTAGTGCAAACTCTGAGCGTAAATAGAACCGGACGAATAGTCCATTCGCATTTAATAATAATCCCAGATTTACATACCGGCGGCTCTGCAATCTTCAGTTTGGCAGATCTTAATCGATTGCCGATCATTTTCTGACGGAGACTTTGTGACCCCGTTAGCATTAGATTCCGCGGGCCAATTTTTGCCcgtcaaattcgaaatttcatccTTGTATTTTTCGACTATAAACCACGGCACCGACTCCAGAAATGCCTCACGCGGATGTATTCGTGTTGACAAGATCGTCGAAGGCAGCGCAAGACAGATGCAGATACCGATGCTGTACAGTGGAGAGAAAAGATTGGGAAATAAACACGTGCAGGACATTTAATTCTGATCGAAAATAAACATAAAGGCTCGtaatatttgattttaaatatttataaataaattacgttCCGAGAATATCGACGGCATCTTCGATTTCGGCCACGTGAACATTTTGGCCTCGTGGAACCTTCTTCTTGAGAGGCATGCGTGGAATGGCTTGAGAAccgaatttcaaacgaaaacTTGGTTTTTGTCGTTTAGATGATacgtgttgaaaatttttttatttggacCATAATGTACGTGTACAAATTCACCTGTTATTTGTATTGGCACGGTATTGAAAACAATTCGGTTCAGTTTCAATCGGTGAATACAATTTCGGAAAATGATTTGAATTGTGTAAATAAATTGCCCAGATAAGGTGCCCTTCAAATCGTACCGaagatttttatcatcaagTTTAAAATCGTACGACGCTTACAGTGCCTGATTCAAACCAGGGCGCGTTAGAATTGGGGAAGCTAGGCTAAACTGGAAATCTCTCTCGAAACAAGTTAATTCTACTGCATGAATGATATCATATATGAACGAAATAGAACATTTTAATATTGTGACGCAGATCAGAAACTATAAAGCAAATGTAGAATCGGTCCGAGAATGTCAGCGAATATGAATACTTTGTTGCCAGAGTTTTTCGaaggaatattttcaccaggAAGATTACTTAAGAATTTCAAGTTTAATCCGGAGTGCACAATAgcaaactataaataataaactttCGATGCACTCCTTATTTGACAAGTGTGAAATTGCTTGATCGCTGATCGTTAgatgcgaataaaaaaattgactctACAATAGCTTAATTGTATTTAGCAACGAACAGCAACTAagttaaatgaaattttcggaTAGCAATTAGCAAATCGTtcgtcaaaataaaaaaaaataaaatcttcgATTTACGCTAAATCACGTTAAAACTAAAGTAATATAGTAACACAAACTTGCAGTTACAATGTCTCTGAATGCCTGGAAAAAACTGTCAAGCCAATTATCCGATTAAACTTATACGATACAAGTGAGACATCACGTGAAGCTTCGgtacaaaattatgaaaacatcCATAAATTGAACTGTAGTATTCCCGTGAAGGATGCTTACgtcaatgaaaatatttcgaagatagtttttttttatacagacTTACGTAAAGTTATCGAGCAGCATGACGATCCTCGCGCTAACGTGACGTTTTCAAATTCTGATTATTACAGGTAAGCGGGATTCAACCGGGagcaagaaataaatttatcaccGGCAACGGACGTCTTCGCTCTCCGGATTGCAGTGGAACTAATCAGCGTTTGATACCTTATTATATACAGTAATTTTATGGTTCGCCAACTGGGCAATCTGCGGCTGCCCTCCTCCTACGATTCACACTCGGCTCGCACAATGACGGCAAGATTTCGTGCAAAAGTCGAGAGCAACGTGTATCGGTACATTCACATGATACACTGTCGCTCGCAAGCAGTCTACATGCAGTATTCAAACTTAACGCCGCGTAACCAAGGATGATGAGAAGATATTTCAACGCGGCAATGCCCCCGATGTCCGGCTGCTGGAcgtttttcgaaaaacaaaactacCCGAATTCGTTTCGCACTCAGTTTTTGCCAAGTTCTTAATTTTATAACCTTTCATATACTAAACCGGCTTATCGTAATTTATCtacgatatttttatatcaaaatcTACAACCTGTAattccacttttttttattaattttttggcGACGATACTAAATACAAGTAACGTCAACGTTACCAAATTGTACTATGAAGTATCGTTTCGATTCTGTGATCGAATAATGcaagaaaatcaagtttcggtattgtactgaaaaattgttatttgcaTTATTTGCAAAACGAATATGGTTCTTTGACGAAACTACTTTTAATCGTCACAATATTTGCGGTTCGGTGAGAGATGTATAATGCAAAAAATGTACGAAAATACAAACTGAATGaacgaatttttgtttttaactgAATACGATTTAATCGACAacgctatatatatatattgcagTTATCAACCGAATTTGAAATAAGACATTGTGCGAATAATTCTACAGTTAAGGTATTTGAAGTTGAAACGTAATTACTGCATCCGGCCGAATCTGCGCGGACCATAATTATGACATAATTAAACGCGAATAGGTTTACGAACAATTTGCAGGAGCAGTAAAACGTAGATTTTACTCCAGGAAACGATAAATATTATCAAGGCTAGTTTTGAAGACCAGGACTGGGAACCGGCGATGGCGCAGCGTGTGAAACGGACGGCTATCCTTATCATCGACGATACGGACTTCCGGTTTATCCCACGCAGTTTCGTCTCCTCTCCCCCGTAACAATGTGCCGTGTTACGAAAACCACGCGGAGATTGTGGGAATTGTAACGAGCTACTACCTAGAATCGCGTCGCAATTTCTTTGAATGAAATATAAGAAGATAAGTTAAACATAAAAGCTTGACTCGTTTGGTATATCGAACGAATTTATTTGCAAgagaatttgaattgaaataattaatatacggTACGGAAGTGAATGTCTAATATATACATCAGGATAAagagagggaagaaaaattcggaaacaagtagaaattttttcaaataaaaaataaggcTGCAAGCTTAACCAGTAGCGAAGGACCGTTCAAGTTCGAGGATTTTTACGTAAGGATAATTATAACAGGTTAACATCAATTGTACGCATGTTTAtgcataatatatgtataatacgtaatCCTCGTGTACTTCATAAGCATCATCAGTTATAGTTTATTAACAGTGTTACACGCACAATCATACATAGAACAACGTCGATCGGTTACAGGTTTCCTATTCTCTTTGACTTTTCGTGTGTTTCGACTCTAAAATGGAAACGGTCAGATATAGACGTACAATTTAGAGTATATAACGGTAAACAAGCCCGTCGTTATCTGTATGTTATGTCCGTGTTGTGTGCTCAAATGCTGCTTGACTTgaatgtcaaaatttttacgcCACTTTGTTTCGCGGAAGTAAACTATAATGAAACacaagagtaaaaaaaaaaaaaaaatcagtcgTTACACAAAGAAATAACTAATAATAAATCCAGTGCAATAATACACAAGAAATAATACGTCCTATTATACACGGTGAATAATAAATCGTTAATTGTTCACTACATGTCTCGTCTAGTGTAAAGAATTTCATATCGATTTACACAACTCGGCAAGTAGTTGACAACATTTGACAATCATTTAGGTAGAAAGTTTTTGCAATATATTCTACAGCGCTTGCTTTCACTGTTGCAATCAGAAtccataaatatatttttttttttcatgtacttTTTACAACTGTATAAATACTTGAGATCTATGTTTGTGATTTCCAATGAATCGCAGTTTCGTTATGTTTGAATATCCATTATCACCTGCACTattctttccttctctttttgttgtgtgtattttcttttcatataatttaatttattctaatATTTACCTATTATATCAATGTGACgccatttcaattttttcgtgaAACATGTGATTTAATATTAGCGGTTCAATATTAAAGCCATATCATAGGAAAACCGGATCCAGTGTTCCATttcatcgttataattatgtttttttttttttttatttagaatcAGATTTCAAATCTTATACAAAACtggtttgaaaatcgaaatgtTCGatacattatcattattatttattatcattatcgttattaatattttcagtgTTTCAAACATTAAATTAAGAAAGCAAAATGATCATTATAGTTGATTGAATTCTATATACTCTAAATTTTCATTAGGGCAACtaattttacataaataaGGGTAAACTATTTATAACTGGGAATGGGGGAGGGTGGGGGAGGGGGCATGGCCGGTAATTCTTCCAATGATTCGGTAAAGTACTCATTATATAATCACGACATTTTCAGTCGCCTACAATTCTTACACGCTATCGCGATTGCCGACAAAAACGCCTAccaaattaatataatttgttTACACATAAAGGCATGATGAGACAAGTACAGTCGCGATACCCACATCGTACGcgtaattataaattacgaGAAAAATAATGGCAATAGCAATTAGAAGaaagtaaaggaaaaaaaaaaaacttcttttttgttttttgaaaagtaacaaaatgaaaactgaaTGAACTACACGCcgatgtaagaaaatttcacatttagCGATAAGCATTTATCGTTAAGATCACTAACCGAAATTATATGTACTAGCCAAATACGTATAACAATGATTGATTCTTGTGAATTAACTCTCAACTTTAAATTTCAACGTGGAAGCTGCTTTGAGCACAACTTCGATAATGTAATCGTCACACTCTATACTTTGCATCTAAATAACTCGTATTCACCAACGGAAAAGTATTATAACTTATTACTATATGTGCAATACCGTATAAGTTAAATTCAGttggaaaatataaatttattgaattgCAGTTATTTGCAGCCGATGAAGAAATTGCAACATGAAGTTAATAATTACTGATATCTCAGTTCAAATAGAAGTTATTTCCGAAAATTGGAATCGTTCAAACCTGATCGtctatactttttgaaaaCATGGCGTCGTGACgttagtataaaaaaatatttctctgcattcgataaaaaagtgattcgaactttaataTCCTACAACTTGATATATTAATTCATAGAACGCGTGGTCTCAAGTCGCAAAGTGGACCACGAAATTTAGTCATGGCGGCCATTAACGCGTCATCTGCTGTTACGGCAAATTTGATTGTTATGAATATCGAGCACAGAACTATATCGCTTGGAGATAATTTTCGACACTTTTATAATGCatgtataatttgttttttgtacATCAACTTCGAAGTTTGTATTTTATAACCATTACATAAACAATACATGAGAATCGCAAGAGGAATTTTTTCGCCAATTCAATAACAACGCCATTGATAAGTccgatgcaaaaaaaaaagaaaaaaataaataaatataaatgtaaatCATTTTTGAGCTAACGGGGTCAATCGTGTAACATGCCCCGAACagacttcaaatttttcggacTAGACATTTGTTTACAAAGAGACAGGCACAATTTGGCCAAGTATGTATAGTTAAAGCGCATCTTGGATTGGGGTAGATTTCCAAAGCTACGCACAAATATGGACAATGCATGTTGCTGTTACAATTTTCTGCAGATTTTTGTTCTAATCTTCATCTTATTTCGGCATAAATACTCACGCATCAATATTGATACTGTAGGTGTACACAATATCTGTATTGTGCATCATGCATAcaagttattcaaaatttaatacacACAAAATTTCCTGTGGATAACAGTTGTGTACTTAATGAAGAATCCTTAACTATTAATAATACGAGTATAGTAATACGCGATGCTTATGAGTTTACAAGTAATTATTCTACCTCTATGTTACTACGCAGcaattatacttatatacctatataagaATCGCGAAACGCAACATTTACATTGTGCACTTATTTGTTAGACAAAGTAGAGATGCCAGGCATGTCGTCAGATgcacggaaaaaaataaatgttagGGGGGGAAGAAAATTCAACTGGAACAAGAAAATCATCGTTGAacgatatcaaatttttgttttcattttggCGCAGTGACTTCAAGTCCGAAAATGAGACGAGTCGTATTAAGTTGGATAAATTAtagaatattatattattattatataaatataaacccCAAGGTTATAACTATGCCTTTTACTGCCGGGCAGCTCTGTATCTCTTCGCGTGTATAAATTTGGCCGCAGGGTTCTTGCAGACAGATATAACATGCATTATTCAAGTATACATTACGAATAGgtatttcataaaataataCCCGAGTACATATGATGTATTCATACATGTTGATTTAGAAGCACATCATCTTTATACATTTACGTATAGCAGTAGGTAATCATCAATTGAATTTTACTATAGGTAATACAACtatgagaattttgaaaaaatctccaCCAATATTATGCAAAGTATACAGCGTTGTCGATCAATAATTGTTTCAGTACATAATTATAACAAATTATTTAAGCGTTGTATCATATTTATTATCTCACaatgaatttctttcttttcttcctttttttttttacttttatatatCCATAAGGTATGCTTtatccgtatatatatatatatatatccgttGTCCGTCGAAGCATTATATACCTCACGAGTTTGCTTCCAAGATGACCTTTCGTCAATTATAATTGTTACCAAAACGGATAATTGGTCTGTTTATATATTAAACCTTCAAGAAGACacaaaatttagaattttgctTCTTCAGTAACGCAAAGCCTAACTTGCCAATGTGATAATATAGACTTCTTTCCGTGCCTTGTATTATCAATCAGCAAATTTTAAGCGGTTATATTGGCTAacagaagaaattgaaaaaaaaaaatatatatatatatatatataacaaaaCGATGACTAAAAAGAAAGTCGCATAACGTATGTACAATTTAGCACATCTAAATGTGGTGACATATATTCACATTAAAGATTATTTGTTTTCAGGTTGAGTCACAGGTCATATACACCAGAGCTTAATTCAAGCCCTGCCGCGTCACGTAATTTGGACAAAAAACCTAATGCAAAACACGTGTTTTTGTTCatcttctttcgttttttttctttttctttctttttctttaatcaTTGGATTGGAGGTGGAGAGGGGTACTGTGCTTTGGTagtatgtaaaaaattatatttcacagtagtctcctcttcttctctaCGGTTTTCGGTGTACAAAGGATtggttaaaatttatttcaaaatggatctgaaattgaaataattttcaccgcACCTTATAATACAGTGTAGATTTGTATACAGGGgtaaaaacaagaagaaaaataaaagaaaacaaaaactgt
The sequence above is drawn from the Neodiprion pinetum isolate iyNeoPine1 chromosome 2, iyNeoPine1.2, whole genome shotgun sequence genome and encodes:
- the LOC124211815 gene encoding endothelin-converting enzyme homolog isoform X1; amino-acid sequence: MLLDNFTIGICICLALPSTILSTRIHPREAFLESVPWFIVEKYKDEISNLTGKNWPAESNANGVTKSPSENDRQSIKICQTEDCRAAAENFITNMDSTVDPCEDFFGFVCGGWPSAHPLPPTESSWDQFAVRTDILNQRIREILEEDIDVSDLEPVKSAKSAYRACMNTDAIERKGIDRILAILDENGGWPIMLDASRRRSSRLSWQQIEENYSREYDTDSIYGIVVDVDLKNASVYSIYMDQASTILPRSMITDNERFSTIIDDYVKYVENVAFAFAKSRNSRVPRERVSRDAMAIVKFETELAKISSPDEMRRDLDRLYNPMSIQHLQNWYNNAQPKTFASKVNWLKTVQNQFNDVKINVESTERIIVMEVDYYFKLATLLDKTPSRTIVNYLHWRMVNSLLPSTTEQMRNITFEIEKKVFGIKEQRKRWMTCVTDNNMKHAISYQYVKKFVNGDAKKTASDIVSEMQEEFKEQISRSTWMDEKTKLAAKGKLRTMKRFISHPDWYHNETAMIHYYKGLVVTQDHFENTVTFKQYERKKKFRKYGTPVDEKAWLTEAITINAYYDPNMNSLTFPAGILQVPFFSAEVPDSLNYGSIGTVIGHEISHGFDDVGRQFDKAGNANQWWSDGTIKAFKEKAKCFVDQYNNYTIDEISTASEVFRANGELTQGENIADSTGLEASYEIFKKRLEQKNGDIPRLLGLESFTHDQLFFISFGNTWCETVTKEYLAFVVASDAHPTNRLRVIGTLGNSEGFNKAFNCSADSRMNRLEKCNLWK
- the LOC124211815 gene encoding neprilysin-1-like isoform X2 — translated: MDSTVDPCEDFFGFVCGGWPSAHPLPPTESSWDQFAVRTDILNQRIREILEEDIDVSDLEPVKSAKSAYRACMNTDAIERKGIDRILAILDENGGWPIMLDASRRRSSRLSWQQIEENYSREYDTDSIYGIVVDVDLKNASVYSIYMDQASTILPRSMITDNERFSTIIDDYVKYVENVAFAFAKSRNSRVPRERVSRDAMAIVKFETELAKISSPDEMRRDLDRLYNPMSIQHLQNWYNNAQPKTFASKVNWLKTVQNQFNDVKINVESTERIIVMEVDYYFKLATLLDKTPSRTIVNYLHWRMVNSLLPSTTEQMRNITFEIEKKVFGIKEQRKRWMTCVTDNNMKHAISYQYVKKFVNGDAKKTASDIVSEMQEEFKEQISRSTWMDEKTKLAAKGKLRTMKRFISHPDWYHNETAMIHYYKGLVVTQDHFENTVTFKQYERKKKFRKYGTPVDEKAWLTEAITINAYYDPNMNSLTFPAGILQVPFFSAEVPDSLNYGSIGTVIGHEISHGFDDVGRQFDKAGNANQWWSDGTIKAFKEKAKCFVDQYNNYTIDEISTASEVFRANGELTQGENIADSTGLEASYEIFKKRLEQKNGDIPRLLGLESFTHDQLFFISFGNTWCETVTKEYLAFVVASDAHPTNRLRVIGTLGNSEGFNKAFNCSADSRMNRLEKCNLWK